The Coffea arabica cultivar ET-39 chromosome 2c, Coffea Arabica ET-39 HiFi, whole genome shotgun sequence genome includes the window TGATTTATCATTCAGATGATATTCCTGCATAAGCCAAAGAGGACACAAGAGGATCATAAACATAGAAACATGCTAGCAGAATCCAGTTACAAGCAAGTATTTGTGGGTTCCCATAATCTCACAACAAAACATAGACAAAAATGAAGTCATCATAGCTTTTTGAGCCTCTTTTATGGCAACAATTCCACTGGACATCTCATGGAATGCTGTAGAAAAAGCAATTTAAAAAAATCCCACTGGACTGGATAGCTAAGAAATAGAATCCCACTAGACAAGGAATGCTGTACGTAATTGTGCAAGAACAGAAGAGGTACAAACTAAGTAAACATGTCACCCAGTTGGAAGATTGATACTATGTGGCACCAAAAGTAAAGCCAAAGTTTTAAAACAGGAATAAAGCTGCTGAAACAAGCACAGGGAAGGCACAAGTAAGCACAGACATTAACAAACCACAATCCATCTTTgcaagcaagtaaacacaactTTGAACCGAAAGACGAAGATCCAGGGCGAGAAAGCAAGTTTCTACCCAAGAAAATCAAAGTACAAAAACCATAGAAGGATAAGTAAGTCATACAAGCCCATATCACCACATACATTAAAATGTATTGCAACCAACCAGCAGAATCAAATAAAGTAAAGTCGTTAATGCCATCAGATTGATCCAAAAATAGTCATTCATAAACTGCATTTAAGTTAATGAAAATTGATAAAATACAATTCATCAAAActtttcacaaactttactAGAATTACCTATCTAAAATATATTGTCTACAGCCACAATAAGAGAAACTCATAGGCAATACTAGAAGGAAATTTTTGCCCAAAAAATGATGGGAATCCAATGGAAGGAATTGAAGATTCATCAAGTAAATATTTATCATGAAGCTGCAGGGCACAAGATCAAGACAAACTATGTATATGATACCTGAACAAACTAGACGTGTGGTATCATGGTCATGCTTACCTCCCCGAAACAAATGAAGCAGTTTGTACAggcagcaaaaagaaaaaaaaaattgaaagcaCCGTCTCTTGCCCCAAATTTGAGGCAATTCAAAGTTTTGCCTTTCAAATGCTCAAGATGTTATATGGTTGGCAGCAAGTCATCCAGAAAAAGTGATTGCAAATACAAGGATAACTACCGAAGAGAGTTCTAAGGTCGATAAGCATTCTTACTAATCTGAATCCACTCTCTGGCATGATTCAAGATCTCTATAGAATGTTACGTCCGAAAGCATGCAACATGAGTTCACAAAATTACTGCCAGGCACTCGAAAATGACTGCCTCCGTTGTCTTATTTATATGCTTACCTTAACTTGTCATCTTCtgaaacaatacaagtttatAAACCATCTTCTTTTGAACTTGAAAGGCACAAAACCAAAGAGATACAACCACCAGATGTCAGAAACTCATAGAACAAAGCACATTTATAGAAAATCATCAATGGGGCAAAAGAGAAAGTTGAAACATTCATAAGTTTACGATTACCAAATATACCAACTCCACTAACTGACGTTCAACTAACAAAAACACGAGTTATCAAATTTAAAGCGAGCGATAAAGTGCATAATTATGGCGTGAAGTAGGAAAAGCAGCGGTAAGAAGCATCCAAACTTACGTCCTTAAATGCTCCATCACTTCCCTTTTTAGATAAACCACGTTGCCCATTAAAAGTCTTTGGCTTCTTGACTCGATGAAGCCCGCCACGAACATTTTCACTATCGACGCTACTcgctttcctctttttcttcttcccagAACTCATGAATTGACCCCTTTTGTCCCGGACTTTCCAAACATTCTTCTTCCTAAACAACATCTTGTCAAATTTCCAGCTTGCGAAGCTGGTATCAATCACCGTGACCTCAGTCCTGGAAAACCCGGAAAGATTGCCATAACCcatttcctcctcctcctcctcctcttccacCTCCCCTTCTTCAATACAAATGACATTTTCCACCAGCTTGACTTGCTGGTGATCAGCTAATTCCTTCCCCAGGCCTACTCCACTGTTGTCGTCGCTCACGGGAGAAGCGCTGTCGGTTTTGCTGGGCGCGGGCGCATTGTCGCTGATACCACCATAGTTGGCAGTATTATTACTGAAATCTGAAGGAGGATCGGAAGGAAGGCAGAACTTAGGGATGGTCTGTTTGCGGGAGCATTTCTTTCCGGGTTGGATCTTAAGGGAGGAGTCGCCCATGCAGAAGAGCTCAGCCAGCACATTGGTCACTATGGTGAAGAATGGGTTTTGTTGAGTCGGGTTTTGAAGTAATTGATCGGTGGGGTGATGGGTCTGGGGGTGTTTGCTGGGTTCTAGGTTGTCTGGGGGAACAGGGTGGTTGTGGTTTTGGGGGAGAGCGAGAAATTGCTCGAGATCGAGGTCGGTGGAGGAGGGGAAACCTTTAGAAGAACGGAGCTTTTCAAGCCAATTGGAATTGGATCGtccggaggaggaggaggaggtggcGGTGGAAGTGGAGGCAGAAATTGAGCAgagcatttttcctttttccttttatttttatttttatcttttttttttttttttggggtattgtaTAATTTGTATTGGAGGGGAGAAATGATGAGGGGAACTGGCGAACGGGGGCTGGTTTTCAGCAATTATACTTTGGAAAATTTGGGATTGGTAGAGTGGTAGTAGGAGCTAGATGGATGCTGGTTATTGGTAAATGGCGAGAAGAGACAAAGCAGGACGGACGGACTATATGGGCTTTGATATTTTTGGAGGTCTTCGATATTTTTGGCTTCCTGTTGATCCTACTGCCTACTGCACTGCTCTGCTCTACTGACTGGTTTAGTAAGCAACTGCAACACGGAGAGGCTTTCCGGTCCCTTGGGAATTCCGCTTTcgccttttctttcctttctatatATTTATCTCCCTCAAATTTATAAGCAAATTAAGCAAATCTATATTTCCTTTCTATGGCATACAAATTTATAAGCAAATTAAGGAAAGGGATTTAGAAAAGAACTTAATGGAtgaattttagaaaagaaaaattattttttgtcaacAAATTAAGTGACTAATTAAACTAAATTACCTGTGAATTTTAGCATCATTAGCCATTGTAAGCAAAATTAAGGAATGGTGCCAATTGAGGAGAGAGAACGATGTACATGTTTCTATATTATGTTCTTCAAACTAGTCAATCTAGTTCTATTTTTATACAGTTGCAGAGAGGAAGACCAATAAGCAATTCTGAAACTACTATTAAAGTAAGTATAAAGATAACTTGTACAAATGTATTTGCTTAAGTCATTTCTATTTCAAAACTTCCTCTAGTTCAGCCTACTACTACTATTCAAGTTACTACATCTTTTTCCATTAATACAGTTATAATCATGTAATCTGAAAATATTATAACAACAGCAGTTTTAGTACGTTGTTTTAATGCACTTACTGCAattttcattcaataaaaataaCTTTACTTTATTAGTATGTACTTCTAATTACTTGTAACTAGACTTATCTAATGCTCAATAATTTGTGTTACCCCACAAATAGAGAGTTTTAAAAATGACGTGTATTGTTTGTAAATTTTGTTGCAATAATCTGGATATATAGTCATTTACTACATGTGTTGTTggtaaatttcattcaattgcacttatacCCCTTGAATTTTGCTAATTTTCAACAACTTTTTATATTTTGTCATTCATCTGTTAATACAACTTAACAAGCAGCATGGAAGGCAATTTTGGTACAAATTTCTCAACTcacttctaatttttttttaaatggtaGCTTTTCTAGCATGGACTGAATTTGCAACACAAACCTTAAGTTCAAGGGTGATAAGTACTATTTTCTAAATcacaagggaggtaagtgatagTGTcatgggaggtttctgcaattatcccttaagGAAAAAGTGACATAAGCTTTGGAAATCAACTTGAATTAACACTAGTGTTTGGTAAGTTTTTATATACATACAACAAAGCAAACAAACATTAGATGAGCGCAACAATTAAAATCCAAAAATGATACAAAAAACCTATGCATAGTGTAGTAGGATTTAGGAAATAAAAGGGGTGGGGGTAAGGCAACAACTCAGTTGAGCTTGCGAGTAGCTCAGTCAGTTGCTCAACTCGAGCTCTCTCAAAGTCAAGTTTGAGTTGATTTCAAGCTACTCGATTGAGTTCGCGAATCAAACTCGACTAGGGATATTACGTAATGAAGAGCTCGTCGAGCTCTATCGAGTACCTGctataatatttaattaatattttaaaataactaaattattcattttgttgaaaaattctttGACGAGCTTTAATACTGACTCGATCTCCAACGAGTTGAGCTCGAATATCGAATATATTACTTCAAGTCGAGGTCAAGCGCAATATAACTAACtcgctcgaactcgagttcaagtATAAAAATATTCAATTCCGATTCGATATCACCTTAGGTTTTGGAGGGGGGCGTGTATGGAGCGAAATGTTGGACAACATTAGCTGGGCCTGGTGCATTATCAGCCCAACCGTAGAAACTGGCGGATTCATCAACATCTTTGTCTTTTGCTGGGACAGATCCATGGATTTTGTGGATTCCAAGAGAGCCTACGTCACATCGCTATCCCATATCCCATCCTATCCATCAAGGAGGAGACGGCATCAAGGAGGAGGATAACGATTAACGAGTGAGACGCCGACACCCCGCGGCCACAAAATCCAATGAATGAAACAGCTAGCCAATGGCAATCGCAATCCGACGTACGAAAGCAGCGCACTCAGAACTCAGAACAGCCAGTCGTCCTcgcaagcaaaaaaaaaattactccaCCAGAGTAACAGCTAACCAACGGTGACCCATCGCTTCTTCCCCAACACTAACTGAAACCCTTCAACCATTCTATTCTCCCATCTCTTCCTCGTTCGTtcaaatttcattcattcattccatTCCGCCCCCAACCAAATTACTACCGCCATAACAATACAACTCGGCATTGGCGGTGTGGGACTATTCTTACGTTGCccattcaacccccttttctttttccctcttttggGGTGTTTTCTTTGCGAGGATCATTCGTACCCTTCTTAGACACGGTTATTATTTTCtgagaaaggggaaaaaaaaaaaagaagaaagggtgGAAATACAACAGaatatcccaaaaataataataataatgaaatcaAAACTCAGCTTacccagaagaagaagaatctccTTAAACTTCATTTCAGCCCTTCgtgtcattttcttttttttatcacaTAAAGTAAAATCTCTTGTCTCCTTCTTAGGCCTACAATAAGTACTAGCATCTCTCTCCTATCTTGTCCTCTccccctctctctttttctcttgatGACTGCTGGATAATCTTTAGCACCGAGAGAGAGATtaacttttttccctttttttcttttttcttgtatactctgctttttctttaattttctgtttgtATACATGGTAAGTACTGCTACTATATTGTAATACttcaattataaaaaaaaaaaaaaaaacagctgtTGCGGAGTTATGGCGGTAGCTGATGCATTCTTGGAAATTCTGACGAGACCCACCATGGGGGGAATGGTTGTAGGGGTGATTATGTTGTTGGGTCCGGTTTGGGTAGCTTTTCTTCTTGGTGTAATGCTAGGGTGGGCTTGGAAACCCAGATGGGCTAGCTTGGGCAAttgtaaatttgatttttcagcGCCTTCTTCCCCTTgttcttctcttcttccttccaATGTTCTGAGTTTTGGTGCCCCTCCCCCTCCAATTTTTGCTTCTTGGTCCCCGGATACCTCTGTGGAGCAGAGACAGGATACTCTCCCCCCGCCCACTGATGATGCTATGTCCAGGTAATCTATTGGCGTTTTAATTGCCAGAAATTCTAGCTTCCTCCTGCTTATTTTTCCCCCTATTTGAATTTCAGTTCAATACTGATCGAAGAATGTTTAAGCTCGATACCTAATCGCTTTAAATATTGTCATTTCTCGGTTAATTGGCAAAAAGGGACCAAAAAAGGCTTGAAGGTAGATAGGATAAAGACATGGTCTATGCAGCATACGAAATCCTAAAGAAACACAAGTTTGTTACGATGCATTTGATGTCCATTATGTTAATTTtgatccattcttcttttttccttcttttcttctatTTTAGTCTGGAGTGCACGAGGCAAATCTGATCATGTGCTTGTGATTTGTACAGTGGTTTCTCACAATTAAAAGAGGAAGTACCTGTAGCAGTAAGGAACGAGGATTTGGAACACTTGTGCCATCTGGTTGGGAGGAGAGATGGAGGTCCCCCTTGGAAACATATGATGGAACGTTCTACCTCAGAGATGAGCTACCAAGCCTGGCAGAGAGATCCTGAGGTACTCTCTCACTTGTAAAATCGATCTTATGCAAGCAACtgtcttgttttcttgtttaaaTATAACTGTAGTGGCTATAGGCCTTTGTGTgctttctcattttctttttttgactaATCTCATCTTGGTGGATATGCTAGACTGGTCCTCCTCAATATTGCAGCAGAACAGTTTATGAAGATGCCACACCTGAGCTCTTGAGGGATTTCTTCTGGGATGATGAGTTTCGACTGAAGTGGGATGATATGCTTATACATGCTGAAACCCTGGAAGAATGCCCTACCTCAGGAACGATGATAGTGCACTGGATAAGAAAGGTTAAGAATGCTCTGTTTTATCATTACAGCACAGGCATTATATTTTCTTGCTGGTACTTATTTTGTTCAGATGCTCTTTCTGGCAGTTTCCCTTCTTCTGCAGTGACCGAGAATACATAATTGGCCGTCGAATATGGGAATCAGGAAGATCCTATTACTGTGTCACTAAGGTTTGTGAGAGACTCTTCTTTTTGGTTGGTTTTCTTGCCTATACATTTGTGGAAATGCATGTCAGTCAatacattttaaattttttatcttttcaattttgaaGTAGGAGCTGAAAGATTATTGAACTACTCAAATGAAAAAGAAGTACTTCAAGACGGTTAGGTCCAAGGTCAGGGAAGTATTTGATGGTCAGCTTAGATATTTGTTCTATGAATAcataaatgcaaaaaaaaaaaaaatcaaataagtgcTCTATTGGGAGATTTGGTAACCAAAGGATCAGTTGGCAAACATATAAGTGGAAGTAAAGGGACTGCAAAAATATTAAATGATGTGCCTGTCTTTTTTAAACTAGAGTGACTTTGTTTCTGTCCTTGTTAAAGTTCCTTACAGTCATATTAGCAACTTGTGCTTGACATGATTGAGGTGATGAAGAATGATGAAGACTATTGCCAAAAATTGTTTTGGCACTGATGCAGAGAGGAACTGAAGGTGCTGGAAGAATGTTGGAAAGCTACATAATAGAATGTGGCTATCATGTTAAAAAAGATGGCCTTTTCTGGTAGCACCTTGTTGTTCATAATATCATCTGATCAAAATAAGGGACATCACTTCATGTCAAAGATGTACCTTAACGTTCTATAGATGCCTTTAAGAGTACCATGTTGTTGTGACGTTGTGACATATATAGGAGCttcttcgattttttttttttttttttttttttttgtgttgtgtGGGCATAGGTCATATAGGAGTTTCTTcgattctctttctttcttagTGAGGTGAAACTGGTCATAAGGGAGGAAATATAAGCGGTGTTAGTTCTGGTTACTAACAATATTCAAAGCAGGCAGTGTGTACAGATTTTCTATGTTTCCCTACAGTTGCTTTTGTCAACTGTACATCCTTGTGGGTTTTGGATTCTAATGTGATTCctgtcttttttcctttttcaaatcaGGGAGTGCCTTGTGATTCTATTCCAAGGCGGGGCAAACCAAGACGTGTCGACCTTTATTATTCAAGTTGGTACATACAAGCAGGTAAAAAAGATTTCTTCTTGTTTCCATTGGCAAGCATGCATCCACATAATTAACAGAACCCTTTGATTATAGTTCTGCACTGCTTTCTTTTGCAACGGTCTGATTATTTTCCAAGACAAAAATTACTTCTTTACACATCTTATTGTATGTATCTTAATTAGTGCAAGTGTTTGCTAGTTGCATAACTACTCATGGGTGCATGAAACAGTGGAGTCGAGGAAGGGAAATGGCCAATTAGATGCATGTGAGGTGTTACTCTTCCATCACGAAGATATGGGCATCCCATGGGAAATTGCAAAATTTGGAGTAAGACAGGGTATGTGGGGGACTGTCAGAAAGATTGAGCGTGGTTTTCGATCTTATCAAAGGACAAGAGCGTCTGGGGCATTGCTCTCACAGGCTGCATTTATGGCTCAAATTAACACAAAGATTGACCCAGACCACCTGAGGTCCTTAGAAAGTAGCGAAGAAGACTCGTCAGAATCTGAGATGCTGGAGTCAACTGAAAAGCCTAGGGGGATGATCATACCAAAGCTTCTAATTTTGGGAGGGGCTGTGGTTGTTGCTTGTAGTGTCGATCATGGACTCTTTACTAAGGCAATCATATTTAGCGTCGCAAAAACGTTTGCAAACATAGGAAGAAGAGCGTGTCCCAGGACATAAGACATATTTGAAAAGTGGTGTATAATTGCACCTGTCACTGCCGTAGCTCTcagttggtgaaattttagcTTTTATCCGGTTTTAgattctgttttctttttgttggcGGGCTCTTCTGTGCGTCTGGCTACAATACTCAAGACATACGCACAAGTTAGAAAGAAGGATGTATAATTGATAGTAATGGCGTTTGTTGCCTCCCTCCGCTTCTGTCACACTCTTTTCGGGACTATTTATGTATGCTTAGGCTTTTATCGCGTGCTCTTTCTGCAATTCAAGGAATTTGGGTTTGATGGTTGTTCCCAGTTTATGTATACCATTTTGAACAAGGTAGCATCGTGCATATGGATGTGTAATACGCCACTTCAATCTGTAATTTTAGGTATGCGCTTTCAATCTGTAGTTTTCTGGACCGAAGTACATGGAACTAGCAAAGCTTACAGCCATTCGGAAATGCTGTGTTTATGACTGAATTTCAGGGCTCTATTCCCGGTTCCATAACTTTCCAGTACAAGCACAAACGTCTTAGACAAATATATTAGCAGTATCATTTTACTAACGCGACAAATTGTGTCATAAAACTTTCAGTAGCACAACGAACTGGGATCACCGTCCTAACAATTTGACTGTAGGTGATAACAGCGAAGCACACAAGCGCTTGATCGCGCCAATCATAATTACTAGCACAAAAAGGAGCTCTGTTGTACTTTAGGGGAAAACCACAGAAAACCATGAAGCATTTATTACTAGCTCTTTTGGCTAACGTTTACGAGTATTATTATATCTTCTACTTTCTCCGTCCCACACACtctgatagtcctgttttccttttttcgtctatctcaaattatagtccacttttcaattgaaaaatattattatattttaattttcctaaaattctTTTATataatgtaagttgttgttattataaacctatcccatttaatgaaagttgattttttttttaccatcaatttaaattctcataaagttgtactctaattaatgtgagggtattttaggaaaatagttacctaaattaattgttttaataaaatttattacttTTTATTAAACTGTATGAAAAAAATTAGGACCATCAAAGTGAGACAGACGGAACACAACGTTTACAAGTGCGACTTTGACAAACCCAACCAGCTTTTTAAGGAGATTATGTATCTGCTTTGGGGAAAGATGGTGTGTTGGGACGGACCATGGTACCAATAAGATTCAAGAGCAGTCCTACAGAAAGTGAGAAAATGTCGGCAAATAAGCTACAATTAGAAACAACCAGGGCCCCGGCGTGTGGCCCTGCCTTGAATCCTCCATGCCCCCTGACGCCTTCAAACAGAGAACCAACTTTACTGGACAGCTGCAAATTAATTTAATTATTGACCCACCACCAGGGTTTCAAAACAGTGTAAACCGTCAAATTCAGGTGCAAACTTGGGGATTTGCTGATTTGACTCAGTCGTCCCTCCATTAACTCGGGTTATACAATTTGCCTTGAGCGTCTGGAGTCTAGTTAATCCATCTCTTACTTCCTCCTGATAAACCACAGGCATGCATACAATGATGATACGTACCCAAACAACGAGCCTAATTACACAATatgaaacaaaaggcagattcaaATGAGAAGAAACACGGAGGAAGGGATGGATTAGACAGTATGAACGAAGGAAATGTAAATAAGAGATTTCGAGTTTGAGAGCTCTcatttacattaaaaaaaaaagaaaaagaaaaagagaagaaacatGTACTACTATTACTAGGAGGAGATTATGGTGAACTGTAGGCGCGAAGCCCCGGCCTTGGTGATGTCGGCAACAGCAACAGGTGCGGTCACAACCATGGTTCAAAGTAGCGGTCGTGATAGCGGTCACGGCTTGAAccgttccacatcggtctcgACATATCGGTCGCAGTTTCGTCGAGacgcaaatttttgaaatatttaatattctaaaaattgtaaaaaaatatgattaaaaaattagcaaaattaataaaatttcgaTTTGATTCGAGATGATTCAAGGTGAATCGGTGCAACTCGACAGTTTTTTATCCGTTTCAGAGACGTTTCGAGCGAGTTCTTGACGATTCATTATCTCAAAATCATCTGGTCCTGATATCGGATCGGAACCCCTATTCCGGTGACGACTTGGCCGAGTCTATGAACCATGGTCACAGCAGCAATTGCACCCACACAACCCATTTGTTGAACAACGGGAGGCCAGCTGCCAAACACAGCACAGGATTATTAGTCCTTTAGATTTGGTAGCAAGACGAAGATAGAAAGGAGGAGAGGGTAGCACACAAGTTATTTTAATGGCTTAAGTGAATGTTCAGATGCCACCGGCTTATTGTTGGAAGTGGGACGCAAGAAGTAAGGAATGAATTTAAAGACAAGTAAagccagccaaaaaaaaaaaaagaaaccgtctattttttactttttaccaCTGTCTAGAAATTTAAAATTCTCCAAGTACTACAGGTGAGGGATATACGCCAGTTGAGAGGAAGGAGTAGAAAATATCTTAGGGCTTTTGTTGCTTTTGGATCTCTGTGGGtaattttggttttttctttcattGAAATTCTTTTGCTAATTATTCTCCAAGTGTTTGCAAGTGCAAAACGCATCCTTATTAGGACTGAGACATCCTTAAATTACTTGCAAATTGAAACATCGATCATTTTTCAAGCTTCCTTCTCGTCAGAGTTCAGATGAAAAAAAAGATGACGTCTTGGGCGGGATTGGTTTGGAAAATGGAGAAGGAAAGGATAAGGCTTATTATTATGTTATCCCCACGTTTCCTCATTAGTGATGATAATGGGTTTTTCTACTCAGTTTAAGACATCAATTCCACtcaatttattatatatatatacacacacgcgcataataataattattaccaTGCTTCTTTACATTTATACACATTCTTTGATTAATCTCATCTTCCTAACATTTAGTGAGTGTCTAATAGATACACGTTCTGTTATATAAGAGCATGTGAAATAATACCTAAAACATGTGTCGAATGCCAATCACACCCACATTTATCTCTCACTTTCTTCGCGGATCAACTCCCAGTTATAAGATGATCAAAGGCAAAAACTTGGGTAGATCTAATTTATTTACGAGATCCATcaagtaattcaaaatttgtcaCTAATTCAAGTATTAAATacacaataaataaaaatgtgACGAAATCTATTACAGCAGATCTATCCAAGTTTTTGCTTGCCGTGCCCAAATACTACACTGTCAATTCCCGTTTCTTTCTTCACCTTATTTTCAGTCTATATCTCTATACATCACCTCGTACTAGCATC containing:
- the LOC113724825 gene encoding uncharacterized protein isoform X3, which produces MAVADAFLEILTRPTMGGMVVGVIMLLGPVWVAFLLGVMLGWAWKPRWASLGNCKFDFSAPSSPCSSLLPSNVLSFGAPPPPIFASWSPDTSVEQRQDTLPPPTDDAMSSGFSQLKEEVPVAVRNEDLEHLCHLVGRRDGGPPWKHMMERSTSEMSYQAWQRDPETGPPQYCSRTVYEDATPELLRDFFWDDEFRLKWDDMLIHAETLEECPTSGTMIVHWIRKFPFFCSDREYIIGRRIWESGRSYYCVTKGVPCDSIPRRGKPRRVDLYYSSWYIQAVQVFASCITTHGCMKQWSRGREMAN
- the LOC113724825 gene encoding uncharacterized protein isoform X2 — encoded protein: MVYAAYEILKKHNGFSQLKEEVPVAVRNEDLEHLCHLVGRRDGGPPWKHMMERSTSEMSYQAWQRDPETGPPQYCSRTVYEDATPELLRDFFWDDEFRLKWDDMLIHAETLEECPTSGTMIVHWIRKFPFFCSDREYIIGRRIWESGRSYYCVTKGVPCDSIPRRGKPRRVDLYYSSWYIQAVESRKGNGQLDACEVLLFHHEDMGIPWEIAKFGVRQGMWGTVRKIERGFRSYQRTRASGALLSQAAFMAQINTKIDPDHLRSLESSEEDSSESEMLESTEKPRGMIIPKLLILGGAVVVACSVDHGLFTKAIIFSVAKTFANIGRRACPRT
- the LOC113724825 gene encoding uncharacterized protein isoform X1; the encoded protein is MAVADAFLEILTRPTMGGMVVGVIMLLGPVWVAFLLGVMLGWAWKPRWASLGNCKFDFSAPSSPCSSLLPSNVLSFGAPPPPIFASWSPDTSVEQRQDTLPPPTDDAMSSGFSQLKEEVPVAVRNEDLEHLCHLVGRRDGGPPWKHMMERSTSEMSYQAWQRDPETGPPQYCSRTVYEDATPELLRDFFWDDEFRLKWDDMLIHAETLEECPTSGTMIVHWIRKFPFFCSDREYIIGRRIWESGRSYYCVTKGVPCDSIPRRGKPRRVDLYYSSWYIQAVESRKGNGQLDACEVLLFHHEDMGIPWEIAKFGVRQGMWGTVRKIERGFRSYQRTRASGALLSQAAFMAQINTKIDPDHLRSLESSEEDSSESEMLESTEKPRGMIIPKLLILGGAVVVACSVDHGLFTKAIIFSVAKTFANIGRRACPRT
- the LOC113724824 gene encoding uncharacterized protein — encoded protein: MLCSISASTSTATSSSSSGRSNSNWLEKLRSSKGFPSSTDLDLEQFLALPQNHNHPVPPDNLEPSKHPQTHHPTDQLLQNPTQQNPFFTIVTNVLAELFCMGDSSLKIQPGKKCSRKQTIPKFCLPSDPPSDFSNNTANYGGISDNAPAPSKTDSASPVSDDNSGVGLGKELADHQQVKLVENVICIEEGEVEEEEEEEEMGYGNLSGFSRTEVTVIDTSFASWKFDKMLFRKKNVWKVRDKRGQFMSSGKKKKRKASSVDSENVRGGLHRVKKPKTFNGQRGLSKKGSDGAFKDEYHLNDKSRTASRKISDSFSKALKKKQSTLSLENGGSSVVLIKNIPTGKKSGTSSPRSCPKSIQRQVKV